Proteins encoded within one genomic window of Equus przewalskii isolate Varuska chromosome 3, EquPr2, whole genome shotgun sequence:
- the GINS3 gene encoding DNA replication complex GINS protein PSF3, producing the protein MSEAYFRVESGALGPEENFLSLDDILMSHEKLPVRTETPIPRLGTFFLDRSGGAESDNAIPEGSKLELPLWLAKGLFDNKRRILSVELPKIYQEGWRTVFSADANVVDLHKMGPHFYGFGSQLLHFDSPENADISQSLLQTFIGRFRRIMDSSQNAYNEDTSALVARLDEMERGLFQTGQKGLNDFQGWEKGQASQITASSLVQNYKKRKFTDMED; encoded by the exons ATGTCCGAGGCTTATTTCCGGGTGGAGTCGGGTGCGCTGGGGCCTGAGGAGAACTTCCTTTCCTTGGACGACATCCTGATGTCTCACGAGAAGCTCCCGGTGCGCACCGAGACCCCCATACCTCGCCTCGGCACTTTCTTCCTGGACCGGAGCGGAGGGGCCGAGAGTGACAACGCTATCCCTGAG GGCTCAAAGCTTGAACTCCCCTTGTGGCTGGCTAAAGGACTTTTTGACAACAAGCGGCGGATCCTTTCTGTGGAACTTCCCAAGATCTACCAAGAGGGTTGGCGGACCGTGTTCAGTGCAGATGCCAATGTGGTGGACCTCCACAAAATGGGGCCACATTTCTACGGGTTTGGCTCCCAGCTCCTGCATTTTGACAGCCCAGAGAATGCTGATATTTCCCAGTCTCTCCTGCAG ACATTTATTGGACGTTTTCGCCGCATCATGGACTCCTCCCAGAATGCTTACAACGAAGACACCTCGGCCCTGGTAGCCAGGCTCGACGAGATGGAGAGGGGCTTGTTTCAGACAGGGCAGAAAGGACTGAATGACTttcagggctgggagaaggggcaggCTTCTCAGATCACAGCTTCCAGCCTCGTTCAGaactacaagaagagaaaattcactGACATGGAAGACTGA